In a genomic window of Microcebus murinus isolate Inina chromosome 17, M.murinus_Inina_mat1.0, whole genome shotgun sequence:
- the MEX3C gene encoding RNA-binding E3 ubiquitin-protein ligase MEX3C: MPSGSSAALALAAAPAPLPQPPPPPPPPPLPPPAGGPELDGDGLLLRERLAALGLDDPSPAEPGAQALRAAAAAQGQARRAAGLSPEERAGRPGAPEAAELELEEDEEEGEEAELDGELLEEEELEEAEEEDRPSLLLLSPPAATASQTQPIPGGTLGSVLLPAAGFDAREAAAAAAAAGVLYGGDDAQGMMAAMLSHAYGPGGCGAAAAALNGEQAALLRRKSVNTTECVPVPSSEHVAEIVGRQGCKIKALRAKTNTYIKTPVRGEEPIFVVTGRKEDVAMAKREILSAAEHFSMIRASRNKNGPALGGLSCSPNLPGQTTVQVRVPYRVVGLVVGPKGATIKRIQQQTHTYIVTPSRDKEPVFEVTGMPENVDRAREEIEMHIAMRTGNYIELNEENDFHYNGTDVSFEGGTLGSAWLSSNPVPPSRARMISNYRNDSSSSLGSGSTDSYFGSNRLADFSPTSPFSTGNFWFGDTLPSVGSEDLAVDSPAFDSLPTSAQTIWTPFEPVNPLSGFGSDPSGNMKTQRRGSQPSTPRLSPTFPESIEHPLARRVRSDPPSTGNHVGLPIYIPAFSNGTNSYSSSNGGSTSSSPPESRRKHDCVICFENEVIAALVPCGHNLFCMECANKICEKRTPSCPVCQTAVTQAIQIHS; this comes from the exons ATGCCGAGCGGCAGCTCCGCGGCCCTGGCCCTGGCGGCGGCCCCGGCCCCCCTGCCGCAGCCGCccccgccaccgccgccgccgccgctgccgccgcccgcGGGCGGCCCGGAGCTCGATGGGGACGGGCTTCTGCTGAGGGAGCGCCTGGCCGCGCTAGGCCTCGACGACCCCAGCCCGGCGGAGCCCGGCGCCCAGGCGCTTcgggccgcggcggcggcgcagGGCCAGgcccggcgggcggcggggctgtCTCCAGAGGAGCGGGCTGGCCGGCCCGGGGCCCCGGAGGCGGCCgagctggagctggaggaggacgaggaggagggggaggaagcgGAGCTGGACGGAGAACTGctagaggaggaggagctggaggaagcagaggaggaggacCGGCCGTCTCTGCTGCTGCTGTCGCCGCCCGCGGCCACCGCCTCCCAGACCCAGCCGATCCCGGGCGGGACCCTGGGGTCGGTGCTGCTGCCCGCCGCCGGCTTCGATGCCCGGGAGGCGGCGGCTGCGGCCGCGGCGGCGGGGGTGCTCTACGGCGGGGACGATGCCCAGGGCATGATGGCGGCGATGCTGTCCCACGCCTACGGCCCCGGCGGctgcggggcggcggcggccgcccTAAACGGCGAGCAGGCGGCACTGCTCCGGAGGAAGAGCGTCAACACCACCGAGTGCGTCCCGGTGCCCAGCTCCGAGCATGTCGCCGAGATTGTCGGCCGCCAGG GTTGTAAAATTAAAGCACTGAGAGCCAAGACAAACACGTATATCAAGACACCTGTCCGTGGTGAAGAGCCCATTTTTGTTGTCACTGGACGGAAAGAAGATGTTGCCATGGCCAAAAGAGAAATCCTGTCAGCTGCAGAGCACTTCTCCATGATCCGTGCATCTCGAAACAAAAatggccctgccctgggaggatTGTCATGTAGTCCTAATCTGCCTGGTCAAACCACCGTCCAAGTCAGGGTTCCCTATCGTGTGGTAGGATTAGTGGTTGGACCCAAAGGAGCAACCATTAAAAGAATTCAGCAGCAGACCCACACATACATAGTAACACCAAGCAGAGATAAGGAGCCTGTTTTTGAAGTGACCGGTATGCCCGAAAATGTTGACCGAGCacgggaagaaatagaaatgcatATTGCCATGCGTACAGGAAACTATATAGAGCTCAATGAAGAGAATGATTTCCACTACAATGGCACCGATGTAAGCTTTGAAGGTGGCACTCTTGGCTCTGCGTGGCTCTCCTCCAATCCAGTTCCTCCTAGCCGAGCAAGAATGATATCTAATTATCGAAATGATAGTTCCAGTTCTCTAGGAAGTGGTTCAACAGATTCCTACTTTGGAAGCAACAGGCTGGCTGACTTTAGTCCAACAAGCCCATTTAGTACAGGAAACTTTTGGTTTGGAGATACGCTACCATCTGTAGGCTCAGAAGATCTTGCAGTTGACTCTCCTGCCTTTGACTCTTTACCAACATCCGCTCAAACTATCTGGACTCCGTTTGAACCAGTTAACCCACTTTCTGGCTTTGGGAGTGATCCCTCTGGTAACATGAAGACTCAGCGCAGAGGAAGTCAGCCATCTACTCCTCGTCTGTCTCCTACATTTCCTGAGAGCATAGAACACCCACTTGCTCGGAGGGTTAGGAGCGACCCACCTAGTACAGGCAACCATGTTGGCCTTCCAATATACATCCCTGCTTTTTCTAATGGTACCAATAGTTACTCCTCTTCCAATGGTGGTTCCACCTCTAGCTCACCTCCAGAATCAAGACGAAAGCACGACTGTGTGATTTGCTTTGAGAATGAAGTTATTGCTGCCCTAGTTCCATGTGGCCACAACCTCTTCTGCATGGAATGTGCCAACAAGATCTGTGAAAAGAGAACGCCATCATGTCCAGTTTGCCAGACAGCTGTTACTCAGGCAATCCAAATTCACtcttaa